A single region of the Erythrobacter sp. HL-111 genome encodes:
- a CDS encoding Na+/H+ antiporter subunit G: MSPLAIQIADAVIAALILIGAAFALVGSWGLVRLPSLMTRLHGPTKATTLGVGGILLASMVYWPVHEGRYTFHELLITIFLFIAAPITANMIAKAHLHRQGNCIDPNPADDIREGLPKRDRWATFTRDD, encoded by the coding sequence ATGAGCCCGCTGGCAATCCAGATCGCCGATGCCGTCATCGCCGCGCTGATCCTGATCGGGGCCGCGTTCGCCCTGGTCGGAAGCTGGGGGCTGGTGCGCCTGCCTTCGCTGATGACGCGGCTGCACGGGCCGACCAAGGCGACGACCCTCGGCGTCGGCGGGATCCTGCTTGCCTCGATGGTCTATTGGCCGGTCCACGAAGGGCGCTACACCTTCCACGAACTGCTCATCACCATCTTCCTGTTCATCGCCGCACCGATCACGGCGAACATGATCGCCAAGGCGCATCTTCACCGGCAGGGGAACTGCATCGACCCCAACCCTGCCGACGACATCCGCGAAGGCCTGCCGAAACGCGACCGCTGGGCGACCTTCACGAGGGACGACTAG
- a CDS encoding K+/H+ antiporter subunit F has translation MIDFAVSAGFFIIAFALVLNLWRLLLGPTRGDRILALDTMLINAIALIVLYGIHERSTYYFEASLLLAMVGFVGTVAYTKFLLRGDIVE, from the coding sequence ATGATCGATTTCGCCGTCTCCGCGGGGTTCTTCATCATCGCGTTCGCGCTGGTGCTGAACCTGTGGCGCCTGCTGCTGGGTCCGACGCGCGGCGACCGCATTCTCGCGCTCGACACCATGCTGATCAATGCGATCGCGCTGATCGTGCTCTACGGCATCCACGAAAGATCGACCTACTATTTCGAAGCGAGCCTGCTGCTCGCCATGGTCGGTTTCGTCGGGACGGTCGCCTACACCAAGTTCCTGCTGCGGGGGGACATCGTCGAATGA
- a CDS encoding Na+/H+ antiporter subunit E, producing MQRLFPHPGLSGLLAVFWVLLSNSLTWGSVIMAAIVAVAIPLFTSPYWREKPRLRFGWAMVEYLLVVLWDIVVANFEVAWIILTKRDRDLRSAWLVIPLEVEQPEAITALAGTISLTPGTVSTDVSACGRMLLVHALDIDDHEQAVARIKSRYEARLRRIFR from the coding sequence ATGCAGCGGCTCTTCCCCCATCCCGGGCTTTCGGGCCTGCTCGCGGTGTTCTGGGTGCTTCTGTCGAACAGCCTCACCTGGGGTTCGGTCATCATGGCGGCGATCGTCGCCGTGGCGATCCCGCTCTTCACCTCGCCCTATTGGCGCGAGAAGCCGCGGCTGAGATTCGGCTGGGCGATGGTCGAATACCTGCTGGTGGTGCTGTGGGACATCGTGGTCGCCAATTTCGAGGTCGCCTGGATCATCCTGACCAAACGCGACCGGGACCTGAGGTCCGCCTGGCTCGTCATCCCGCTCGAGGTCGAACAGCCCGAGGCGATCACGGCGCTTGCGGGCACGATCAGCCTGACGCCCGGCACGGTCTCGACCGACGTGTCCGCCTGCGGGCGGATGCTGCTGGTTCACGCGCTCGACATCGATGACCACGAACAGGCCGTCGCGCGGATCAAGTCCCGCTACGAGGCCCGGCTGAGGAGGATCTTCCGATGA
- a CDS encoding monovalent cation/H+ antiporter subunit D: protein MSDIVLVPVLLPAVIAALCLFRGVRLSHWARLLSGGSTLLILASAIALFVSARDGTVSTYELGDWPAPFGIVMVLDRLSALMVLLSSVLGVVVLAHAVLTGLDRRGVHFHPLFQFQLLGINGSFLTGDLFNLFVFFEVLLIASYGLMLHGQGKRRLHAGVKYVIVNLVGSTLFLVAVGLLYGVTGTLNMADMALRVAEAPAGDQALIRVGAQLLIAVFALKAALLPLHLWLPQTYGSTSPAVAALFAILTKAGVYPIIRVTVLIFGAEAGAASFAPAGWMLPAAMLTILAGYLGVLAAGNLRRLAAFGVIGSTGTLLLAVALFTPEGIAAALYYMPHSVLAGGLVFLVTDLVRRGRGEDEDHLRASRPFAGIGQVSALFMLAAIALAGLPPLSGFIGKVLILAASAGAPLAPWIWGAVLGGSFFAILGLARAGSTLFWKVEGEPGAPPLRRRRAETAPAWGLLALVAALALFAGPVTDYAAATSAQLFERTSYIEAVLGAGEERGAGYR, encoded by the coding sequence ATGAGCGACATCGTCCTCGTGCCCGTGCTGCTGCCCGCGGTGATCGCGGCGCTGTGCCTGTTTCGCGGCGTGCGCCTGTCGCACTGGGCAAGGCTGCTGTCGGGCGGTTCGACCCTGCTGATCCTCGCCAGCGCGATCGCGCTGTTCGTCTCCGCGCGGGACGGGACGGTCTCGACCTACGAACTGGGCGACTGGCCGGCGCCTTTCGGCATCGTCATGGTGCTCGACCGGCTTTCCGCGCTGATGGTGCTGCTCTCCAGCGTGCTCGGCGTCGTCGTGCTGGCCCATGCCGTCCTCACCGGGCTCGACCGGCGCGGGGTGCATTTCCACCCGCTGTTCCAGTTCCAGCTGCTGGGCATCAACGGCTCCTTCCTGACCGGCGACCTGTTCAACCTGTTCGTCTTCTTCGAGGTGCTGCTGATCGCCTCCTACGGCCTCATGCTGCACGGGCAGGGGAAACGGCGGCTTCATGCCGGGGTGAAATACGTCATCGTCAATCTGGTCGGTTCGACGCTGTTCCTCGTCGCGGTCGGCCTGCTCTACGGGGTCACGGGGACGCTCAACATGGCGGACATGGCGCTGCGCGTGGCCGAAGCCCCGGCGGGCGACCAGGCGCTGATCCGGGTGGGGGCGCAATTGCTGATCGCGGTCTTCGCCCTGAAGGCTGCGCTGCTTCCGCTCCACCTGTGGCTGCCGCAGACCTATGGTTCGACCAGTCCCGCGGTCGCGGCGCTGTTCGCGATCCTGACCAAGGCGGGCGTCTATCCGATCATCCGCGTGACGGTCCTGATCTTCGGCGCGGAAGCGGGCGCGGCGAGTTTCGCCCCGGCGGGCTGGATGCTGCCCGCGGCCATGCTGACGATCCTCGCGGGCTATCTCGGCGTGCTCGCGGCGGGCAACCTGAGGCGCCTCGCCGCCTTCGGCGTGATCGGCTCGACCGGGACGCTGCTCCTCGCGGTCGCCCTGTTCACGCCCGAGGGGATCGCCGCGGCGCTCTATTACATGCCTCATTCGGTGCTGGCCGGGGGGCTCGTCTTCCTCGTCACCGACCTCGTGCGGCGCGGGCGGGGCGAGGACGAGGACCACCTGCGCGCCTCCCGCCCGTTTGCCGGGATCGGGCAGGTCTCGGCGCTGTTCATGCTCGCGGCCATCGCGCTCGCGGGCCTGCCGCCGCTTTCGGGCTTCATCGGCAAGGTGCTGATCCTCGCTGCGAGCGCCGGGGCGCCGCTTGCCCCGTGGATCTGGGGCGCGGTGCTGGGCGGGAGCTTCTTCGCCATTCTCGGCCTCGCCCGCGCCGGGAGCACGCTGTTCTGGAAGGTCGAGGGCGAGCCCGGCGCACCCCCCCTGCGCCGCCGCCGGGCCGAAACTGCGCCTGCCTGGGGCCTCCTGGCGCTGGTCGCCGCGCTCGCGCTGTTCGCCGGGCCGGTGACCGATTACGCCGCCGCCACGAGCGCGCAATTGTTCGAGCGCACCTCCTATATCGAGGCGGTGCTGGGCGCGGGCGAAGAACGGGGAGCGGGGTACCGGTGA
- a CDS encoding Na+/H+ antiporter subunit C: protein MEFLVASGIGVLTAAGVYLTLRTRTFPVVLGIAMLSYAINVFLFAMGRLTVNRPPIYGKDVAEYTDPLPQALVLTAIVISFGMTAFVVVLALRAYLESGSDHVDDGPDEPPPREDGLALPREDRE from the coding sequence ATCGAATTCCTCGTCGCCAGCGGGATCGGCGTGCTGACCGCGGCGGGGGTCTATCTTACCCTGCGCACGCGGACCTTCCCGGTCGTGCTCGGCATCGCGATGCTGTCCTATGCGATCAATGTCTTCCTGTTCGCGATGGGCCGGCTGACGGTCAACCGCCCGCCGATCTACGGCAAGGACGTCGCCGAATACACCGATCCGCTGCCGCAGGCCCTGGTGCTGACCGCGATCGTGATCAGCTTCGGCATGACCGCCTTCGTCGTGGTGCTGGCGCTCAGGGCCTATCTCGAAAGCGGTTCGGACCATGTCGATGACGGACCGGACGAGCCACCGCCCCGCGAAGACGGCCTCGCCCTCCCGCGCGAGGACCGGGAATGA
- a CDS encoding monovalent cation/H+ antiporter subunit A — protein sequence MDLLTIALLPFLGALGVALAGGATGGGASRRVNGAIAGGFAALALALVLLRAPGVLGGEVIAERYRWIPALGLDASFFLDPLGLLFAGLILGIGVLVIAYASFYLSDREDSGRFFAFLMLFQGAMLGIVLSDNILFMLVFWEMTSLSSFLLIGFWGHKAEGRQGARMALAVTGGGGLVLIGGMVLLGTIAGTYDLTAILGQREAVQASPLYPVALVLILLGCFTKSAQFPFHFWLPHAMAAPTPVSAYLHSATMVKAGVFLMARLWPVLAGTDLWFYLVATTGVVTMVVAAAIALFKDDLKGLLAYSTVSHLGLLTMLLGFGTKMAAVVAVFHIVNHATFKAALFMNAGIVDHDAGTRDLKRLGGLIGLMPIAGVSGTIAGLSMAGIPPLNGFISKEMMLEEATHTAWAGIPWLLPVAVTLGSLLSAAYSLRYVHGVYFGPRREDYPRSPHDPGIGLWGPPAVLVALVALIGLFPTTFAGSLVESVSRAVVQDENLPYYYLSLWHGFTLALLMSVFAVAGGAVLLWRHGPAERVWRGLPLPVAKRLFDTGIERLVGASRFVTDGIHTGSLTRTLFVFFLAALALGIEGMGAGEHAAGTRATLPASPVAVIAWAILVAGAVAVVLSETRRFLSLIYISIVGLVVGLAFVYLSAPDLALTQISVEVVTILLLLLALNLLPKAPRSISSLPRRVRDGTLAGMVGAGVAWLAYEVMTRPANDPISSYHWAQSKPGGGGTNVVNVILVDFRGFDTFGEIIVLGIAAIGIYALLKTAVRGESGQRLLAWIPDQVRSPERHPMMLVVAGRLILPLALVVALYIFLRGHNLPGGGFIGGLVFSIALLIQYMASGFEWAEDRRRTERHALISWGVLIAAATGLGSLVFGKPFLTSAFDYFQLPLVGEVELATALLFDIGVALTVVGAVMLALAQLSGAAQRAEKLEPTEHPMDIDPSRPKGEHA from the coding sequence TTGGACCTGCTGACGATTGCCCTCCTCCCCTTTCTCGGCGCGCTCGGGGTTGCGCTCGCGGGGGGTGCGACGGGGGGCGGGGCGTCACGCCGGGTGAACGGGGCGATCGCGGGTGGCTTCGCGGCGCTGGCGCTCGCGCTGGTGCTGCTGCGTGCGCCCGGCGTGCTCGGCGGCGAGGTGATCGCCGAGCGTTACCGCTGGATCCCCGCGCTCGGGCTCGATGCGAGCTTCTTCCTCGACCCGCTCGGCCTGCTCTTTGCCGGGCTCATCCTCGGGATCGGCGTGCTGGTGATCGCCTATGCCAGCTTCTACCTTTCGGACCGGGAGGATTCGGGCCGGTTCTTTGCCTTCCTGATGCTGTTCCAGGGGGCGATGCTGGGCATCGTCCTGTCGGACAACATCCTGTTCATGCTCGTCTTCTGGGAGATGACCAGCCTCTCCTCCTTCCTCCTGATCGGGTTCTGGGGGCACAAGGCCGAAGGCCGGCAGGGCGCGCGCATGGCGCTCGCGGTGACGGGCGGCGGGGGGCTCGTGCTGATCGGGGGGATGGTCCTGCTCGGCACGATCGCGGGGACCTACGACCTCACCGCGATCCTCGGCCAGCGCGAGGCGGTGCAGGCCTCGCCGCTCTATCCCGTGGCGCTGGTGCTGATCCTGCTCGGATGTTTCACCAAGTCGGCGCAGTTCCCGTTCCATTTCTGGCTGCCCCACGCGATGGCCGCCCCGACGCCGGTCTCGGCCTATCTCCACAGCGCAACCATGGTGAAGGCGGGCGTGTTCCTGATGGCGCGGCTGTGGCCGGTGCTCGCGGGGACGGACCTGTGGTTCTACCTCGTCGCGACGACGGGGGTGGTGACGATGGTGGTCGCGGCGGCGATCGCGCTGTTCAAGGACGACCTCAAGGGCCTGCTCGCCTATTCGACGGTCAGCCACCTTGGCCTGCTCACGATGCTCCTGGGCTTCGGCACCAAAATGGCGGCGGTGGTCGCGGTGTTCCACATCGTCAACCATGCGACCTTCAAGGCGGCCTTGTTCATGAACGCGGGGATCGTCGATCACGATGCGGGCACGCGCGACCTGAAACGGCTCGGCGGGCTCATCGGCCTGATGCCGATCGCGGGCGTTTCGGGCACGATCGCGGGGCTTTCGATGGCGGGCATACCCCCGCTCAACGGTTTCATTTCCAAGGAGATGATGCTGGAGGAGGCGACGCACACCGCCTGGGCCGGGATACCGTGGCTGCTGCCCGTCGCGGTGACGCTGGGCTCGCTGCTGTCGGCGGCCTATTCCCTGCGCTATGTCCACGGCGTCTATTTCGGGCCGCGGCGCGAAGACTATCCCAGGTCCCCGCACGATCCCGGCATCGGGCTGTGGGGTCCGCCCGCGGTGCTGGTCGCGCTGGTGGCGCTGATCGGCCTGTTCCCAACGACCTTCGCCGGAAGCCTCGTCGAAAGCGTTTCGCGCGCCGTCGTGCAGGACGAGAACCTGCCCTACTACTATCTCAGCCTCTGGCACGGCTTCACGCTCGCGCTCCTGATGAGCGTCTTCGCCGTCGCGGGCGGCGCGGTGCTGCTGTGGCGGCACGGCCCGGCCGAGCGGGTCTGGCGCGGCCTTCCCCTCCCCGTCGCCAAGCGGCTGTTCGACACCGGGATCGAACGGCTGGTGGGCGCCAGCCGGTTCGTCACCGACGGCATCCACACGGGATCGCTGACGCGGACCCTGTTCGTCTTCTTCCTCGCCGCGCTGGCGCTCGGGATCGAGGGGATGGGCGCGGGCGAGCACGCCGCCGGCACGCGCGCGACGCTCCCGGCCTCGCCGGTCGCGGTGATCGCCTGGGCGATCCTGGTCGCGGGCGCGGTGGCGGTGGTCCTGTCCGAGACGCGCCGCTTCCTCTCGCTTATCTACATCAGCATCGTCGGGCTCGTCGTCGGCCTCGCCTTTGTCTACCTCTCCGCCCCCGACCTCGCGCTGACGCAGATTTCGGTCGAGGTGGTGACGATCCTGCTGCTGCTGCTCGCTCTCAACCTGCTGCCCAAGGCCCCGCGTTCGATCAGTTCCCTTCCGCGCCGCGTGCGCGACGGGACGCTGGCGGGCATGGTCGGAGCGGGCGTGGCGTGGCTTGCCTATGAAGTCATGACCCGGCCTGCGAACGATCCGATCTCGTCCTACCACTGGGCGCAGTCGAAGCCCGGCGGGGGCGGGACCAATGTCGTCAACGTCATCCTGGTCGATTTCCGCGGCTTCGACACCTTCGGCGAGATCATCGTGCTGGGGATCGCGGCGATCGGGATCTATGCGCTGCTCAAGACCGCCGTTCGCGGCGAATCCGGCCAGCGGCTGCTCGCCTGGATTCCCGACCAGGTCCGTTCGCCCGAACGCCACCCGATGATGCTGGTCGTGGCCGGGCGACTGATCCTGCCGCTTGCGCTGGTCGTCGCGCTCTACATCTTCCTGCGCGGGCACAACCTGCCGGGCGGGGGCTTCATCGGGGGGCTGGTGTTCTCGATCGCGCTGCTCATCCAGTACATGGCGTCCGGCTTCGAGTGGGCCGAGGATCGCCGCCGGACCGAACGCCATGCGCTGATTTCGTGGGGCGTGCTGATCGCGGCGGCGACGGGGCTCGGCTCGCTCGTGTTCGGCAAGCCCTTCCTCACCTCCGCCTTCGACTATTTCCAGCTCCCGCTGGTCGGCGAGGTCGAGCTTGCCACCGCGCTCCTGTTCGACATCGGCGTGGCGCTGACGGTCGTGGGCGCGGTGATGCTCGCGCTTGCCCAGCTGTCGGGCGCGGCGCAGCGCGCGGAAAAGCTCGAACCTACCGAGCACCCGATGGACATCGACCCCTCCCGGCCAAAGGGAGAGCACGCATGA
- a CDS encoding glycosyl transferase family protein, whose protein sequence is MTLDELGFWQVLALLQHELLLFAAVFFLIGALDDIAVDALWLRLKLRGRATTPRLDRDDLRARRLHGRAAVFIPAWSEATVIRETLAHLLAAWPQADLRVYLGCYPNDPATMAAAMRAAPGDDRLRIVLHEREGPSTKADCLNRLYRALCADEQRLGESFAMIVFHDAEDMVDPAALGLLDLAIARGADCAQLPVEPLVQREGGFLARHLGSHYCEEFAESHGKAMVVRDAIGAALPAAGVGCAVSRDALERLCERRAGSGQEAAPFNADSLTEDYELGLGIAECGGDCRFVRARGEDGRLIATRALFPARLDHVVRQKTRWIHGIALQGWDRIGWTDRWLEIWMRGRDRRGPLTALVLALGYALLALTGVLWTAQALGLAGPLTLTPLLEALLIANLATFAWRGAWRFAFTARAYGAGEGLRAVLRIPLANAVAIIAGRRAVTAYARTLAGRAIEWDKTPHAAHPAFYPGVRTPGRPPHFTATRSPRRMPNPRARQAGGDASGLAAS, encoded by the coding sequence TTGACGTTGGATGAGCTGGGTTTCTGGCAGGTGCTGGCGTTGCTCCAGCACGAGTTGCTGCTGTTCGCCGCGGTGTTTTTCCTGATCGGTGCGCTCGACGACATTGCGGTCGATGCGCTCTGGCTCCGGCTCAAGCTGCGCGGTCGGGCGACGACGCCGCGGCTCGATCGGGACGATCTGCGCGCGCGCCGGCTGCACGGGCGGGCGGCGGTGTTCATCCCGGCCTGGTCCGAAGCCACGGTGATCCGCGAAACGCTCGCCCACCTCCTCGCCGCCTGGCCGCAGGCGGACCTGCGGGTCTATCTCGGGTGCTACCCCAACGACCCGGCGACCATGGCCGCCGCGATGCGGGCCGCGCCCGGCGACGACCGGCTGCGGATCGTGCTCCACGAACGCGAAGGCCCCTCGACCAAGGCCGATTGCCTCAACCGCCTGTATCGCGCGCTGTGTGCGGACGAACAGCGCCTGGGCGAAAGCTTCGCCATGATCGTCTTTCACGATGCCGAGGACATGGTCGATCCCGCCGCGCTCGGCCTGCTCGACCTCGCGATCGCGCGGGGCGCGGATTGCGCGCAATTGCCGGTCGAACCGCTGGTCCAGCGCGAGGGCGGGTTCCTCGCCCGCCATCTCGGCAGCCACTACTGCGAGGAATTCGCCGAATCCCACGGCAAGGCGATGGTGGTGCGCGACGCGATCGGGGCGGCGCTGCCCGCGGCCGGGGTCGGCTGCGCGGTGTCGCGCGACGCGCTCGAGCGGCTGTGCGAACGCCGCGCCGGGAGCGGGCAGGAGGCGGCGCCCTTCAACGCGGATTCGCTGACCGAGGATTACGAGCTCGGCCTCGGCATCGCCGAATGCGGCGGGGACTGCCGCTTCGTGCGGGCGCGCGGCGAGGACGGGCGGCTGATCGCGACGCGCGCGCTGTTTCCCGCCCGGCTCGACCATGTCGTGCGCCAGAAGACGCGCTGGATTCACGGCATCGCGCTGCAGGGCTGGGACCGGATCGGCTGGACCGACCGCTGGCTCGAGATCTGGATGCGCGGCCGCGACCGCCGCGGTCCGCTCACCGCGCTGGTGCTGGCGCTCGGCTATGCCCTGCTCGCGCTGACCGGCGTGCTGTGGACCGCGCAGGCGTTGGGGCTTGCCGGGCCGCTGACCCTTACGCCTCTACTCGAGGCGCTGCTGATCGCCAATCTCGCGACCTTCGCCTGGCGCGGCGCGTGGCGCTTCGCCTTCACCGCGCGGGCCTACGGGGCGGGCGAGGGGCTGCGCGCGGTGCTGCGGATTCCGCTCGCCAATGCGGTCGCGATCATCGCCGGCCGGCGGGCGGTCACCGCCTATGCGCGGACCCTCGCCGGGCGCGCGATCGAATGGGACAAGACGCCCCATGCCGCCCACCCGGCGTTCTATCCCGGCGTGCGCACCCCGGGACGGCCGCCTCATTTCACCGCGACCCGCAGCCCGCGCCGGATGCCGAACCCGCGCGCGCGGCAGGCGGGCGGGGATGCGTCGGGGCTGGCCGCCTCGTGA
- a CDS encoding sulfite exporter TauE/SafE family protein translates to MDVYLPIANLSVNGLFIVLLGGLTGILSGLFGVGGGFLTTPLLIFYGIPPTVAAASAATQVTGASVSGVLAHGKRGGVDYRMGAVMVGGGVIGALIGALLFRLLQALGQIDVVINMLYVLMLGTIGWLMMREAISALRPGRNAADTQPRKRRHHPLVAGLPFRWRFYASGLYISPLAPLILGMLVGILTMLMGVGGGFMLVPAMLYILGMSGNVVVGTSLFQILFVTMVTTMTHALTTKAVDIVLAGLLLVGSVMGAQFGTQIAMKARPELLRLVLAGIVLFIALRMLYGLGVQPDEIYTVDPL, encoded by the coding sequence ATGGACGTCTACCTGCCCATCGCGAATCTTTCGGTGAACGGTCTTTTCATCGTGCTGCTGGGCGGGCTGACGGGCATCCTTTCGGGCCTGTTCGGGGTCGGTGGCGGGTTCCTGACGACGCCGCTCCTGATCTTCTATGGCATCCCGCCCACGGTCGCGGCGGCATCGGCGGCGACGCAGGTGACGGGGGCGAGCGTGTCGGGCGTGCTTGCCCACGGAAAGCGGGGCGGGGTCGATTACCGGATGGGCGCGGTGATGGTCGGCGGCGGGGTGATCGGCGCGCTGATCGGGGCGCTGCTGTTCCGCCTGCTGCAGGCGCTGGGGCAGATCGACGTGGTCATCAACATGCTCTACGTCCTCATGCTGGGCACGATCGGCTGGCTGATGATGCGCGAGGCGATCTCCGCGCTGCGGCCGGGCAGGAACGCGGCCGATACCCAGCCGAGGAAGCGCCGCCATCACCCGCTCGTCGCGGGGCTGCCGTTCCGCTGGCGCTTCTATGCCTCCGGTCTCTACATCTCCCCCCTCGCGCCGTTGATCCTGGGCATGCTGGTCGGCATCCTGACCATGCTGATGGGCGTCGGCGGGGGGTTCATGCTGGTCCCCGCGATGCTCTACATCCTGGGCATGAGCGGGAATGTCGTGGTCGGCACCTCGCTGTTCCAGATCCTGTTCGTGACCATGGTGACCACCATGACCCATGCGCTGACGACCAAGGCGGTCGACATCGTGCTCGCGGGGCTCCTGCTCGTCGGCTCGGTCATGGGCGCGCAGTTCGGGACCCAGATCGCGATGAAGGCGCGCCCCGAATTGCTGCGGCTGGTGCTGGCGGGGATCGTGCTCTTCATCGCGCTCAGGATGCTCTACGGCCTTGGCGTGCAGCCCGACGAGATCTACACGGTCGACCCGCTGTGA
- a CDS encoding TIGR02186 family protein has translation MGQREPVLVPEVSQSRIEVRQGFTGANLLLYGAIIDPEGPGTGTGYDIVVVLKGPTEPLRIREKERIAGIWMNAGSTDFRSAPSFFAVASSRPVEEIVDPLTAAIYELGTDFIQLSPTGEIDPEEQRRFARGLVEMRRRDGLYKQDPDGVRISEGVLYQARIALPSNVTTGQYTAETFAIAGGRVLASATAEITVVKAGLEGRVVAAAERWSLLYGLGAIVLSVAMGWIAGRLFSRT, from the coding sequence ATGGGCCAGCGCGAACCGGTGCTGGTGCCCGAGGTGAGCCAGTCGCGGATCGAGGTGAGGCAGGGTTTCACCGGCGCGAACCTGCTGCTCTATGGCGCGATCATCGACCCCGAGGGACCCGGCACCGGCACGGGCTACGACATCGTCGTCGTGCTCAAGGGGCCGACCGAACCGCTCCGCATCCGCGAGAAGGAGCGGATCGCGGGCATATGGATGAACGCGGGCTCGACCGATTTCCGCTCCGCTCCGTCCTTCTTCGCGGTCGCCTCCTCGCGGCCCGTGGAGGAGATCGTCGATCCGCTCACCGCCGCGATCTACGAACTCGGCACGGATTTCATCCAGCTTTCCCCCACGGGCGAGATCGATCCCGAGGAACAGCGCCGCTTCGCCCGCGGCTTGGTCGAGATGCGGCGGCGCGACGGGCTTTACAAGCAGGACCCGGACGGGGTCCGCATCAGCGAGGGCGTGCTCTACCAGGCCCGCATCGCGCTGCCGTCCAACGTCACCACCGGGCAATACACCGCCGAAACCTTCGCCATCGCGGGCGGGCGCGTGCTGGCCTCGGCGACCGCGGAGATCACGGTCGTCAAGGCCGGGCTCGAAGGCCGGGTGGTGGCCGCGGCTGAGCGCTGGTCGCTGCTCTACGGACTGGGCGCGATCGTGCTGTCGGTGGCGATGGGCTGGATCGCGGGCCGGCTCTTCTCGCGCACCTGA